Proteins encoded by one window of Dreissena polymorpha isolate Duluth1 chromosome 11, UMN_Dpol_1.0, whole genome shotgun sequence:
- the LOC127851536 gene encoding uncharacterized protein LOC127851536, producing the protein MQSTTFAFLATAVCVYITTYISTAYGYKCSGPWAIHACYGGNGKRSGLPTFKSDLESDELKNRQNILRQLLFPDTLLPSVSHKKDMLSESSDIEDDVNSLFPELEDYDRSRDMAKARNLLSEMLLQKRQRNSLDSNFMFSR; encoded by the exons ATGCAGTCAACGACGTTTGCTTTTTTAGCAACAGCAGTGTGTGTATATATAACAACATATATATCTACAGCATATG GCTACAAATGCTCAGGACCTTGGGCCATACATGCGTGCTATGGAG GTAACGGTAAACGTTCCGGCCTACCCACATTTAAATCAGACCTCGAATCGGACGAACTTAAAAACAGACAAAACATTTTACGACAGTTACTATTTCCCGATACGCTGCTGCCAAGCGTTTCTCACAAGAAGGACATGTTGTCGGAAAGCAGTGATATCGAAGACGATGTAAATAGTTTATTTCCAGAACTTGAGGACTATGATCGGTCAAGGGACATGGCTAAGGCCCGAAATCTGCTAAGTGAAATG TTGCTACAAAAACGACAAAGGAATTCATTGGACAGCAATTTCATGTTCAGTCGATAG